DNA from Daucus carota subsp. sativus chromosome 1, DH1 v3.0, whole genome shotgun sequence:
TTTTACACTTTCCTCCATACAAGTAATGCCTCCAGATTTTAAGCGCGAAAACTACTGCAGCCAGTTCTAAATCGTGGGTGGGGTAATTCTTCTCATGATTTCTTAATTGTCGAGATGCATAAGCAATTACCTTATCACGTTGCATTAACACACATCCTAATCCTTTCCTTGACGCATCActataaataacaaaatcttCAGTTCCATCTGGTAATCCAAGTACTGGAGCAGACGTTAGTCttttctttaattcaataaaacttTTCTCACATTCCTCCGACCAAACAAACTTAACGTCTTTCCTTGTGAGATTTGTTAATGGTCCAGCTATCTTAGAGAAATTTTGAACAAACTTCCTATAATATCCGGCCAAACCTAAGAAACTTCGAATCTCTGTCACCGTCcttggtctttcccaattcatgaTCACCTCAATCTTCGAAGGATCAACTGAAATTCCTTCTTCTGAAACTACATGTCCAAGAAAACTTACTCTCCttaaccaaaactcacattttgaAAACTTCGCATACAACTGCTCTTTCCTCAAAGTTTCTAAGACAATCCTTAAATGTTCCTCATGTTCCTTCTCAGTCCTTGAGTAAATCAGAATATCATCGATAAACACAATTACAAACTTATCCAGATAATTCCTAAATACTcgattcatcaaatccatgaataCCGCAGGTGCATTTGTTACCCCAAACGGCATCACTACAAACTCATAATGACCATATCGAGTCCTAAACGCCGTCAATGGAATGCTTTCTTTCTTTACTCTCAACTGATGATAGCCTGAGCGCAAATCTATCTTTGAAAAGTAAGTGGCTCCTTGTAATTGATCAAAAAGATCATCTATTCGTGGAAGTGGGTATTTATTCTTTACAGTCAACTTATTCAGTTCTCTATAATCAATACATAATCGTAGAGAACCATCCTTCTTTTTCACAAATAACACCGGTGCTCCCCAAGAAGAAACACTTGgtctaatatactttttatccaACAACTCTTGTAATTGTACCTTGAGTTCCGCTAACTCGGttggtgccatcctatacggtGTTTTCGATACTGGTTGTGCCTCCGGAATCAATTCAATACCAAACTCAACCTCTCTTTCGGGTGGCAATCCTGGCAAATCCTCGGGAAAAACATCTAAAAACTCTCTAACCACATGGGTATTCTCtactttatttttaacttcCTCTTCACCAATCACATAAGCTAGAAACCCTTCACATcctttttttaacatcttataAGCTTTCAGAACTGATATCATGACACTAGGTTTTTCTAACCTGTCTCCTTTAAAATAAACTTTCTTTTTATCTGGGCCCCTTAAACATATTCGTTTTTTACTACAATCCAAATTGGCCTTATACTTTGTCAACCAATCCATTCCCAAAATTACTCCAAAATCCTTCAATTCTAAAGGTAACAAGTCTACTAGAAAAGTATGTCCGCTAACTATAAGGGTGCAATCTTTATAAACTTTGTTCACAAACAAATTCCTACCGTTAGGGAGTTTTACTAGTAATGCATTATCTAAACTTTGCGCAGGAGTATTCAACTTATCCACATACTTCAAATCCACAAAAGAATGAGTTGATCCAGAATCAAATAGAACATGAACATCTTGAGAACAAAGTTGGAGCGTACCTGACACCACATCATTCGATATTTCAGCATCCTGAGTCGTCATTGCGTAGGTTCTTGCCACTGCCCTAGGTGTTGATTGCTGAAAAGGTCTTGATGTGGTAGTTCTATTTTCTTTAGTTTCAACTTCTTGCTTGACTCTTTTCTGTGGGCAGTCCCTTGATACATGTCCCGGTTTTCCGCAACTATAGCAAGAAATCACTTTCGGCCTTGGGCATTGAGTCGCTATATGCCCCCTTTCTCCACAATTATAACACAACCCATCAGCTCGGTAACAAATGTCACCACCATGCTTTAGTCCACACTTCTTACACTCCGGTATGGTGGTCTTCCTATCATTTCCCGGGAAACTATCTTTCTTTGTCTTCTGAAACTTCTTATCATCCTTCTTATATCCTGAATTATCACGCAGTTCTGTTTCTCTTCCTCTTTTCTTATTGTTGAAGAATTGGGTGCGAGCTTCATACTCCCTTTCGGCAATCCTAGCTTTTCCCACCAACTTATCAAATTGCTCTAGTTCCAACAAAGAGACCCTTTCTCTAATTTGAGGTTTCAGTCCCTCCTGAAATCTCTGACATTTCCTAGCTTCAGTATTAACCTGATGAGGGGCAAACCTAGAAAGCTCCAAAAACTTCGACAAATATTCTGACACAGACATTCCTTCTTGCTTCAATCCTAAAAACTTCATCTCcatctcatttttcatacacgcaggaaaatatttatcaaagaacAACTCCTTAAACCTCATCCAAGTCATTGTTGAACAATCTTCCGTCTGTTTAACAGTGTCCCACCAAAATACTGCTTCCCCCCTTAAAGAGTGTGTTGCGAATTTCACCTTTTGTTCATCCAAGCATTCAGAAATTTCTATCACTTTCTCCATTTCCTTAATCCACGTATTCGCAACATGTGGATCCAAATCTCCTTTAAATATCGGGGGATCAGCATCCTTAAAGGTCTTGTAAGTACACCTTCGTTTATTCTCACCTTCTCGCTCCGGATTATTTATACGATCTTGTTCTTCCACACGATCAGTGTTTATTGTATTCGTATTTTCTTGATCTCCCCTAATAGTCTTCAACATATTCCTCATTTCCTCCAAAACCAACATCATTTCAGGACTAATTTGAACGCTAGGCCCAGCTCCACTACTATTTTCTTCATTCATCGTTACctaaaaatcatataatatatattagaactCTGATCTAATCCACAATTCATACTAGCACGATAGTAAGTACTAAACATATAGTTTATTCCACACATTCACAACTAAGGTCCACATATCCCTTAGACATATTCTCCTAACTTAAAAACACACTAGTCTAGAATCTTAATTCTACTTTCGCCGATACTCGAacctatagctctgataccacctgTGGCGCCCCCGGCCCGGGATGACCTCAGAAACCCGACCCGGGGATGCCAAACAAACTAACCAACTCAATATATGCTTACACAACCTTAACAACACTTCATAATATAAAGTTCTTACAACGTCTTCAAGTTTGTAACTAAAGATTACATCATAAGCTCCTAACTTAAACACAAACACAAGCATATTATATTAACATCTTCCTCTACAAGCCTCTTGTTGCCACTAAAACCTTAGTTCATCACATTCTTATCCTTTCCAGAACATCCTTCTCCAAAATTCTTTCCTGAGAAAGTTAGTGACATAAAAGAGTGAGCTATAAAGCTCAGTGAGCATATATTGTACGATTCAACTGAGGTTTATCCAAGAACTAAAACAatcttttgataaaataatcatcaagaATTTATCAATATCATCAAAGGTTCATCACAGCAAAATAGTTCTCACAAGATTAAAACCGAGTATTCAAGCATGATTagttcatcaattcatcaagttgggatcccggccagctaaacaatcgGTTTAGCTCTACTTCCAATAAGGaagcatcatcatcagttcatcaagtatcaatgcaagaatactCGTTTTTCATCAGTAAAacatcatttaaatattaaacatcaACAGCGAATaagtacagtatatacttaccTTAAATCGCttctaaatttaaattctttctCGATCTCGAACCTCGGTACTATTAACCCTTCCTAACAATATAAATCACAATTTgcaattaacaatttttttattttattaaatctcAAAACCAAAATTTCTACTAATAAAAAGCCTTACTAACTAattacaattaaataaaataataataatagtaaacaaataataaatataaataaataagaataaaatacgAGGACTTACAAATTAAAAGCCTTCAGTTTCCTAATTAGGAAAGCCAACTAGCTTGGTGTATTTATACAAGGAAAGTGGGAGAATTTCTCAAGCTTTCTCGATGTGGTACCAAGTCCAAtagaaagaaaatgaaatattgaaaataaaattctttACATAAAGATGACACTAGAGCTAGTACCAACTAGGCAGTATGTAAATAGCTTAAGTTGTTGGTAAAGGCCATGCTCCTTTCCTATATATATCTATCAAGTTTCATTTTTCTTATCAATGTGGTAGCAAAGTAAagcacaaaaagaaaagaaattctaACAAAGCACTCATGGGTGTTACAAGGGAAGCTGGGCCTACAACCAATTAATTATTGTTGCTCATAACCTTGGCTCCTTCTATATGTTTACAATATTCTTCATTTATTTAGTCAATGTGGTTTGTGTATTTTTCCTCTCATTGTAATACACTACTCATCCCACATCGAAAAGGTATTGAAACCTTCTTGCTttcaacatctatatatatccCCCAAATAGCTCACCTTTCTACTTAAAAGGTTTTGAAACCTTTGTATCTTAGAAAGCTTGCAACCTTTCTCCTGGCTTAAACATAGCCAAATAATATAAGTTCAAACTTTTTATTTAGAGAAAAATTGATATGTTTTCTCATAATTAGATAAATAACAAGATGAAGGATGAGTTCTAAAGTTTATGGACTTCACTAAGTCCCACATCGAGGGAGTATAAGAAAGATATAAGCTCTTCCTCTATATAAGAAGGCTACTAGCCAATACTAGTATTTTATATCCAACTAAGTAAGTGATCTTGCTTAGTTTTGGGACGATTATtcgtcccacatcgagaagataCACTAAAGTTATCACTTCTTTCTCTATATAACAATGGTATGAAGCCTACACTAGCATCTTATAACAAACTAAGCTAAACATGTCGCTTAGTTTTTGGGACAACTCTagttgtcccacatcgagaagattTTGAATAGGTCTTCTTCCCAACTCCATATAATGTCAATAGATCTATTTGCTCAAAGTAACAAAAGAGAACTCACCCATTCTCATAATGAGAAGTTGAGCATAGAACTTATAAAGTTCCATATAAATTAGACAAACACAAATATTCTTTCATGACTTTACATATAAGTCAAACAGGGCATGAAAGTCCATAAGTTTACTCTTACAAGAATAGAAGTAGAGATAAAAATAATCATCCAAGtcttatttatttgtaaaacacttgtcccacatcgagaagatgtGAGTACAAGTCTCATGTCTCAACTATATATTGAGATTGAGCATGAACCTACTAACTTAAAAGTTGGGCTTGGTAACTTAACTAAGCCTAACATTTGCCCCAAATAATGATTGGGTTGATATCTTCCAAAATCTTATTTTCGGATTGAACACAACTTTTA
Protein-coding regions in this window:
- the LOC135152099 gene encoding uncharacterized protein LOC135152099 — protein: MNEENSSGAGPSVQISPEMMLVLEEMRNMLKTIRGDQENTNTINTDRVEEQDRINNPEREGENKRRCTYKTFKDADPPIFKGDLDPHVANTWIKEMEKVIEISECLDEQKVKFATHSLRGEAVFWWDTVKQTEDCSTMTWMRFKELFFDKYFPACMKNEMEMKFLGLKQEGMSVSEYLSKFLELSRFAPHQVNTEARKCQRFQEGLKPQIRERVSLLELEQFDKLVGKARIAEREYEARTQFFNNKKRGRETELRDNSGYKKDDKKFQKTKKDSFPGNDRKTTIPECKKCGLKHGGDICYRADGLCYNCGERGHIATQCPRPKVISCYSCGKPGHVSRDCPQKRVKQEVETKENRTTTSRPFQQSTPRAVARTYAMTTQDAEISNDVVSGKNFGEGCSGKDKNVMN